In Streptomyces erythrochromogenes, the DNA window ACGTCGACCGGGTCGTCGAGCTGGTCGGTCAGGTCGACGACGGCGGTGTCGAAGACGACCAGGCGGGTGGCGATCGAGCGCATGGAGGCGAGGACCGCGCCGAAGACGGAGGCGTAGACGACGGAGGCCGCCATCGAACCCGACTGGTCGATGCAGAGGATGACCTCCTTCTTCACCGATTGCGCAGCCCGGCCGTAGCCGATCAGCCGCTCGGGGACGACGGTGCCGTACTCGGGCAGGTAGTTCTTCAGGTTCGCCCGGATCGTGCGGTCCCAGTCGATGTCGCGGTGGCGGGGACGGCTGATGCGGGCGGAGCGGTCGAGTGCGCCGGTGAGGGTGTCCCTGGTGCGGGTCGCGAGCCGCTTCTCCAGCTGCTCGACCACCTTGCGGACCACGGCCCGCGCCGTCTCCTTCGTCGTCTCGGGCATCGCCTTGTTCAGGGAGAGCAGGGTGCCGACCAAATGGACGTCCGGTTCGACGGCCTCCAGCATCTCCGGCTCCAGCAGCAGGGTGGACAGGCCGAGCCGCTCGATGGCGTCGCGCTGCATCACCTGCACCACCGAGCTCGGGAAGTACGTCCGGATGTCCCCGAGCCAGCGGGCCACGTTCGGCGCGGAGCCGCCGAGCCCGGCCGACCGCGCCGACCCCGAGGCCCGGCGGGACCCCCCTTCGCCGCCTCCCCCGTACAGCGCACCGAGC includes these proteins:
- a CDS encoding VWA domain-containing protein: MSGTDMSAAVGQDAADPAGGERLRRWRMVLGGGDADGTGHALTGRDAAMDAALGALYGGGGEGGSRRASGSARSAGLGGSAPNVARWLGDIRTYFPSSVVQVMQRDAIERLGLSTLLLEPEMLEAVEPDVHLVGTLLSLNKAMPETTKETARAVVRKVVEQLEKRLATRTRDTLTGALDRSARISRPRHRDIDWDRTIRANLKNYLPEYGTVVPERLIGYGRAAQSVKKEVILCIDQSGSMAASVVYASVFGAVLASMRSIATRLVVFDTAVVDLTDQLDDPVDVLFGTQLGGGTDINRALAYCQSKITRPADTVVVLISDLYEGGIRNEMLGRVAAMKGAGVEFVTLLALSDEGAPAYDREHAAALAALGAPAFACTPDLFPEVMAAALEKRPLPTP